Part of the Triticum aestivum cultivar Chinese Spring chromosome 4D, IWGSC CS RefSeq v2.1, whole genome shotgun sequence genome is shown below.
ttttttgaggatctaATTTCTCTCTTTAGTTGAAAAAAAAGTTAAGCTATCTGCTAGCACATGTATGTTTGTTGCTAACTAACATTGTTAATTTGTCCACTAGCTCGAAACAGAAGCCAAGTCATCTAATATGTTTAACATATATGGTAGGATTGCACCTACTAATCAGATTGAGCGCAAAGATGGCGAAATTAAACTATTTCTGTGACGCCAAAATTAAAGGCCTGCGTGCAGGATTTAGGAAATAGAGCACTAGAGAAGACAAGTCGCAAACCAACACGGTATCTTTGTTTGGTCCTAATTAACTAGTGCGCGTAACCATAAAATACATCTGCAATTTAATTTGTGTGGATGGGCCTCATTTGATTTTTGTGGAAACGAAGCTGCATGGATTCCATCAGGGCCTGCTTTACTCAGTTTTAAAATTCATTTTTGTACGGAGATTTCGCATGGATTCCGGACGTGCTTTACTTAAAATCGTGCTGCCGTGCCTACTCTGAAGAAATAATGTTTTCAAGTCGGGAATCAGAGGCACTATCCGCGGCAATTCAATGAACTTCTAAGCAGCCTTCGGTTAATCATTTTATAATAACGAATCAACTTTGCAAATAAAAAGTAAAATGGAGGACCCATTCCCTTGGCACTTAGCAGCCAGAAAAGAGAGAAATGGAAAAAAGGAAAGgagatatatataaaaaaggacaaACGAATAAGCCAGTGGTACATGTAATTTTGATAAACAGAAGGGCCTCAAATGCTAATAGCTCCACCATAGTATTTAGTGTACGTATTTATCTGCCCCTTGTGTTGTGTCCCCGCCTTGCCCACACTCGGCTACCATCTAGCCAGCTACCAGCCTCCTCTCTCGTGCCCATGACGACCCGGACGCAACCACCACTGCCGACGCGGCCGGCTCAGGCTCACCGGCGCCAACGCGCGGCCTCCCActcgtcctcgtcgtcctcgtcgtcgtctttctccacggcctcctccaccgcctcctcgccgtcgccttccccgCGCACCACCTCCATCCCCTTCTCCTGGGAGCACCACCCGGGCATCCCCAAGAGCCACTCCTTCCTCCGCGGCGCCGCGGACCCTGCTGCCTCCCCGTCCGCGCCGCTCCCGCTCCCGCCGCCGATCCGTGCGCCGCCCTCCCGACGCCGCGCCAACCGATCGGCGCCGGGCGctcccggcgccgccgccgccgaccccttcGCCGCCGCGCTGGCAGAGTGCACCAGGGAGCGCACCAACGCCATCGACATCGACGCGCTGTTTCCTCCTAAGCCGGCGTCGGCCGTCCGCGCCGGGCCGCGGCGGTGGTCCATCGCCACTGGCGGGGTGGTAGGATTACTGGACCTGTACGGCTGCAAGAACGCCATGGGCGTCGCCGAGGGCGCCTTCGTCGTACGCCGGCCGGTGGTGGCCGTCGGGCGGGCGGGCCAGGGCCGTGCTGGCCGGCCCGGCAAGAGATAAGGGCCCTTCCGAATTCTGAGATCCATCAACTGTGTGGGCTCAACCAGGTACATAAATAATGGATGTGTGCAGCGAGCGAGTGGTGGGAAAATATCGAAAAGAAATCTCACCTTTTCTTTtcgtttctttttattttcttttggttgtACTTTGATGGTATTCTCAATTCTACTTAGTGGATGTGATTCATACATATAATTGAGAAAAAGTGATATATCAACCGATATATCTTATATGGCTCTTTGTATATATATGTAAATAATGCATGTGTCTTACTACCATGTTTAAATAGTCAAGCTTTTGCCAAATTTTCGAAATTATACTGTACGAAAACATGATGCTTTTGAGTAATATATCTATTTTTGGTATATTTACAGTAATATCTAAGTATATAAACCTTCTCAAAGCTTTAGATTTCTTTGGCGAGTGTTCAAGAATTGCGCCGCCTAAAACTAGGCGTCAACAATTTGAATACGGGGAGAATTCAAAAGTAACCAATAGATCGTTGTTGTCTCTATATGCGTGCATAATGCAAACTTATTGATTCGGTGGTTAGGAGGATTATTGTACCATATCACATTAGGGAGCAACCTCTAGCTTAGAGGCCATGCGTGACGGAATATTTCTTCATGGGAGGCAACGAGGTGATTTCTTCTTTTTCACCACGAAGTCTTCCGACCCATTAATAATAT
Proteins encoded:
- the LOC123099628 gene encoding early nodulin-20-like, with protein sequence MTTRTQPPLPTRPAQAHRRQRAASHSSSSSSSSSFSTASSTASSPSPSPRTTSIPFSWEHHPGIPKSHSFLRGAADPAASPSAPLPLPPPIRAPPSRRRANRSAPGAPGAAAADPFAAALAECTRERTNAIDIDALFPPKPASAVRAGPRRWSIATGGVVGLLDLYGCKNAMGVAEGAFVVRRPVVAVGRAGQGRAGRPGKR